Proteins encoded in a region of the Rutidosis leptorrhynchoides isolate AG116_Rl617_1_P2 chromosome 9, CSIRO_AGI_Rlap_v1, whole genome shotgun sequence genome:
- the LOC139866494 gene encoding protein NUCLEAR FUSION DEFECTIVE 4-like, with amino-acid sequence MKNTKWLATAASIWIQCTCGATFAFGIYSAALKSSQGYDQSTLDVVSVFKDIGANIGVLSGLLYHAVTKNHNNNSQRCGFGLSTVYIVGAVHCFVGYILMWLSVIGVIYRPHVVFMCLFMFLAAQAHTFFNTANIVVALRNFPDYGGTTVGIMKGFFGLSGAILIQIYLTLFDGNSANFLLMSALFPPFMCLIFMSFVHIDPSKTTNDQRHLNNFSLIALAIAAYLVTIIILQNIFVFPSWAHILTTVVLLILLSTPLQVALKAQKNEQSSQSPTTTPLILPSEAKEFESERNDMNLLQAMSTINFWLLLVAMVCAMGSGLATNNNISQVGESLGYSTIEINTLVSLWSIWNILGRIGVGYFSDMFLHKHGCGRPLFVSLTQATMVLGHLIIGSGGNLYIGTLIVGICNGAQWSLMPTICSEIFGVTHMGTIFNTIGAANPIGSYIFSVLIIGSIYDKQVETKGGGSCIGVHCFMLSFFVFAGVCLFGCLVSLVLFFRTRRFYALILQKRMM; translated from the exons ATGAAAAACACCAAATGGCTAGCTACGGCCGCGAGCATATGGATCCAGTGCACCTGCGGTGCCACTTTCGCGTTTGGTATCTATTCAGCCGCTTTAAAATCTAGTCAAGGCTACGATCAATCCACTCTGGATGTTGTCTCCGTTTTTAAAGACATCGGTGCTAACATCGGAGTTTTGTCTGGTCTGTTGTACCACGCTGTCACcaaaaaccacaacaacaatagtcAACGTTGTGGTTTTGGATTGTCGACGGTTTATATAGTTGGAGCGGTTCACTGTTTTGTTGGTTACATTCTTATGTGGTTATCTGTTATTGGAGTTATTTATAGACCTCATGTTGTGTTCATGTGTTTGTTCATGTTTTTGGCTGCTCAAGCGCATACTTTTTTTAATACGGCCAATATTGTGGTCGCGTTAAGGAACTTTCCAGATTACGGAGGGACTACTGTCGGGATTATGAAG GGCTTTTTTGGTCTAAGTGGAGCGATACTGATTCAAATCTACCTAACTCTGTTTGATGGCAACTCAGCTAACTTCTTACTAATGTCTGCTTTGTTTCCACCCTTCATGTGTCTTATATTCATGTCCTTTGTTCACATAGACCCTTCGAAAACGACTAACGACCAACGTCACTTGAACAACTTCTCACTAATAGCACTTGCAATCGCTGCATATCTAGTTACCATAATCATCCTACAAAACATCTTCGTATTCCCGTCATGGGCCCACATCTTAACAACCGTCGTTTTGCTCATTTTACTATCTACACCTCTTCAAGTCGCACTCAAAGCACAAAAAAACGAACAGTCTTCACAATCTCCCACCACAACTCCATTAATCCTACCCTCAGAGGCTAAAGAATTTGAAAGCGAACGTAATGATATGAATTTGTTACAAGCGATGAGTACTATTAACTTTTGGTTACTTTTAGTAGCTATGGTTTGTGCAATGGGGTCCGGTTTGGCTACAAACAACAACATATCTCAAGTGGGCGAGTCGCTTGGTTACTCAACTATTGAAATCAACACATTGGTGTCCTTATGGAGTATTTGGAACATTTTAGGCCGAATTGGTGTTGGATATTTTTCGGATATGTTTTTACATAAACATGGTTGTGGACGACCATTATTTGTTTCACTTACACAAGCAACAATGGTTTTAGGACACTTGATAATTGGGTCAGGTGGTAATTTATACATTGGTACGTTAATTGTGGGCATTTGTAACGGAGCGCAATGGTCATTGATGCCTACGATTTGTTCTGAAATATTTGGGGTGACACATATGGGGACTATTTTTAATACTATTGGTGCGGCTAACCCAATAGGTTCGTATATATTTTCGGTGCTAATAATTGGAAGTATTTACGACAAGCAAGTTGAAACGAAGGGAGGGGGTTCGTGCATTGGGGTTCATTGTTTTATGCTTTCGTTTTTTGTGTTTGCTGGTGTTtgtttatttggttgtttagtatCGTTAGTGTTGTTTTTTCGAACAAGAAGATTTTATGCTTTGATATTGCAAAAACGGATGATGTAG